ACCTGGCTCGGGACAGGTAAATGATAGATTACAATGTGTCTTTTATCCTTGCTGAAAACCATAAACCAGTCAAAACCAAAACCTAAATAAAATCAAATTAAAAAATATTGAAAAATTAAAATACAAACAACCTTTTTCTTAATAAATAATCTTTTTTGCTTTTTTCAATAAACAAATCAATCACTTCAATCAATCTCTTGTCAGCTTTGAGAGAATATAAAATTCTCCATCGACTAACTCTTAAACGATAACCATATTCAGTACCAGAGATTTTCTTGACATTACTCTTAGAAAAAGGGTCTTGAGCTAATTTTTCTACTTCTATCACTATCTGTTGTTGGATTTTTCTGTCCAGCTTGCCAAAAATTCTTTCAGCTCTGGGTTTAAAAATAACTTTATACATTTTAACATCATTATTTAAGACAATATTTCTTTTTTAATTGAGCCAGAGAAATGCCTTTTTCTCT
This region of Patescibacteria group bacterium genomic DNA includes:
- a CDS encoding type II toxin-antitoxin system RelE/ParE family toxin; the protein is MYKVIFKPRAERIFGKLDRKIQQQIVIEVEKLAQDPFSKSNVKKISGTEYGYRLRVSRWRILYSLKADKRLIEVIDLFIEKSKKDYLLRKRLFVF